A stretch of Hemiscyllium ocellatum isolate sHemOce1 chromosome 38, sHemOce1.pat.X.cur, whole genome shotgun sequence DNA encodes these proteins:
- the LOC132834006 gene encoding beta-1,4-galactosyltransferase 3-like: MKIPTRVRFLAVLGSAQLLVILLVYREGSRQRVSAIVSALWKTGSVPTTSQANSSQPGDIYANLSLTTPIVVDEDQLPSCPSVSPYLSGPIRVTFPKDLSLEEVRKRNPMVLAGGWYKPPDCESKHSTAVLVPHRHREQHLKYLLYYLHPMLQKQQLQYRIYIIHQAGNTTFNRAKLYNVGFKEAMKDTDWECLYFHDVDLIPEDDRNLYTCEKNPKHASESLDTFGYKVVFPNCFGGVSAFTPDQFMKVNGFPNNYWGWGGEDDDLINRVWLSGMSVFRTALHLARYKMVKHSRDKGNEENPKRWNLLTKTSSTWKQTGLNNLDYVLLSKEYLPLYTNITVDVGTEKGGPQRAP; the protein is encoded by the exons ATGAAAATACCCACCAGAGTGCGTTTCCTGGCTGTGCTGGGAAGTGCCCAACTGTTGGTCATTCTGTTGGTGTACCGCGAGGGATcacgtcagagggtcagtgccatCGTCAGTGCCCTCTGGAAGACAGGGTCAGTGCCCACCACCTCCCAGGCCAACAGCTCGCAGCCCGGAGATATCTACGCCAATCTCAGCCTCACCACCCCCATCGTGGTGGATGAAGACCAGCTCCCGTCCTGTCCATCGGTCTCACCGTACCTCA GTGGTCCGATCCGTGTCACGTTCCCAAAGGATCTGTCCTTGGAAGAGGTGAGGAAGAGGAACCCCATGGTGCTGGCCGGGGGGTGGTACAAACCCCCAGACTGCGAGTCGAAGCACAGTACGGCAGTGTTGGTCCCTCACCGACACCGGGAGCAGCATCTGAAATACCTTCTGTATTACCTCCACCCcatgttacagaaacagcagcTCCAGTACCGCATCTACATCATCCACCAG gcTGGGAACACTACCTTTAACAGAGCAAAGTTATACAACGTGGGCTTTAAGGAGGCGATGAAGGACACAGACTGGGAATGTCTGTACTTTCACGATGTGGATCTTATCCCTGAGGATGATCGCAACCTCTACACGTGTGAGAAAAATCCCAAACACGCCTCTGAATCTCTGGACACATTCGGATATAA agtAGTGTTCCCGAACTGCTTTGGAGGAGTTTCGGCGTTTACCCCTGACCAGTTCATGAAGGTCAACGGCTTCCCCAATAACTACTGGGGATGGGGCGGAGAGGATGATGACCTCATTAACAG GGTCTGGCTGAGCGGGATGTCGGTATTCCGGACTGCTCTGCACCTGGCCCGTTACAAGATGGTTAAACACTCACGTGACAAGGGGAATGAGGAAAATCCCAAAAG ATGGAATCTGCTGACCAAGACAAGCAGCACCTGGAAGCAAACTGGGTTGAATAACCTCGATTACGTTCTTCTCTCGAAAGAGTATCTGCCTCTGTACACCAACATCACTGTCGACGTCGGCACTGAGAAAGGAGGGCCCCAGCGAGCCCCGTGA